A genomic window from Leptolyngbya sp. BL0902 includes:
- a CDS encoding MGMT family protein, with protein MLTYERIYAIVRQIPPGQVATYGQVAELAGLFGKPRLVGYALYRVDMDKDDVPWQRVINAKGEVSESPFRNGTDDLQRVILEDEGIEFDAKGRIDLQRYRWQPSQDLIATALRPVVEAEITDE; from the coding sequence ATGCTGACCTACGAGCGCATCTATGCCATCGTCCGGCAAATTCCCCCCGGACAAGTCGCCACCTATGGCCAGGTAGCCGAACTGGCGGGACTCTTTGGCAAGCCGCGCCTGGTGGGCTATGCCCTTTACCGAGTGGACATGGACAAGGATGATGTGCCCTGGCAACGGGTGATCAACGCTAAGGGGGAAGTCTCCGAATCGCCCTTTCGTAACGGCACCGATGACCTTCAGCGGGTGATCCTAGAGGATGAGGGCATTGAGTTTGATGCTAAGGGTCGCATTGACCTCCAGCGCTACCGCTGGCAACCCTCACAAGATCTCATAGCAACCGCCCTGCGCCCGGTGGTAGAAGCGGAAATCACAGACGAATAG
- a CDS encoding 2Fe-2S iron-sulfur cluster-binding protein has product MATSYSVEIRHQGTTTTIAVPEDQTVLEAAHAAGLDLPTSCGAGVCTTCAALVVEGTVDQPDCMGVSPDLQEQGYALLCVAYPRSDLKIETEKEDIVYQKQFGKG; this is encoded by the coding sequence ATGGCCACCAGCTACAGCGTAGAAATTCGTCACCAGGGCACCACCACCACCATTGCGGTGCCGGAGGATCAAACCGTTCTGGAGGCGGCCCATGCGGCGGGGCTGGATTTGCCCACCTCCTGTGGGGCGGGGGTGTGTACCACCTGTGCGGCTCTGGTCGTTGAGGGCACGGTGGATCAGCCCGACTGCATGGGGGTGAGCCCCGATCTACAAGAACAGGGCTATGCGTTGCTCTGCGTGGCCTACCCCCGCTCTGACCTCAAAATTGAGACCGAAAAAGAAGACATCGTTTACCAAAAGCAGTTTGGCAAGGGCTAA
- a CDS encoding DUF3326 domain-containing protein, which yields MMSGFSGHGFRPYTAVMVVPTGVGAAIGGYAGDALPAARVVASVVDRLITHPNVMNGAQLYWPLPNALYVEGYGLDQFAAGRWGLRPVHRNRIGLVLDAAIEDDLRGRHIQAAEATRATLGLDLRDYVITDAPLGVTLRQAESGATWGTLERPDSLLRAAEKAIAAGADAIAVVARFPDDEDEADVETLQNYRLGQGVDLVAGAEAVISHLVVRRFGVPCAHAPALSPLPLDPLVSPKAAAEEIGYTFLPCVLAGLSRAPQFVTRGDRGAGDMWADQVDAIVVPASACGGGAVLSLSRTHTLVIAVADNTTTLNVPLTALGGSPVTVASYLEAVGVIAAHRAGVHPQALTPQVPHLAPWITPRTASVLPQNTP from the coding sequence ATGATGAGCGGATTTTCGGGGCATGGGTTTCGGCCCTACACGGCGGTGATGGTGGTGCCGACGGGGGTGGGAGCGGCCATTGGCGGCTATGCGGGGGATGCCCTGCCAGCGGCGCGGGTGGTGGCCTCGGTGGTAGATCGGCTGATTACCCATCCCAACGTGATGAATGGGGCGCAGTTATATTGGCCCCTGCCCAATGCCCTGTATGTGGAAGGGTATGGGCTCGATCAGTTTGCGGCGGGGCGATGGGGGCTGCGTCCGGTGCATCGCAACCGCATTGGCCTGGTGCTAGATGCCGCCATCGAAGACGATCTGCGCGGACGCCACATCCAAGCCGCCGAAGCCACCCGCGCCACCCTGGGCCTAGATTTGCGGGACTATGTGATCACCGATGCGCCCCTAGGGGTAACGCTACGGCAGGCAGAATCCGGGGCCACCTGGGGCACCCTAGAGCGGCCCGATAGTCTGCTGCGGGCGGCAGAAAAAGCCATTGCCGCTGGGGCCGATGCCATTGCGGTGGTGGCTCGCTTCCCCGATGACGAGGATGAAGCCGACGTGGAAACTCTGCAAAACTATCGCCTAGGCCAAGGGGTTGACCTCGTAGCCGGGGCCGAGGCGGTGATTAGTCATTTGGTGGTGCGTCGCTTTGGGGTGCCCTGTGCCCATGCTCCGGCCCTTAGTCCGCTGCCGTTGGATCCGCTGGTATCGCCCAAGGCGGCGGCGGAGGAAATTGGCTACACCTTTTTGCCCTGCGTGCTGGCGGGGCTGAGCCGTGCGCCGCAGTTTGTCACCCGTGGAGATCGTGGCGCGGGGGATATGTGGGCCGATCAGGTAGACGCCATTGTGGTGCCTGCGAGTGCCTGCGGGGGCGGTGCCGTCCTTAGCCTCAGCCGCACCCACACCCTGGTGATTGCCGTGGCGGACAACACCACGACGCTGAACGTTCCCCTCACAGCCCTGGGAGGATCGCCCGTGACCGTGGCCTCTTACCTGGAGGCCGTCGGGGTCATTGCTGCCCATCGAGCTGGGGTGCATCCCCAAGCCCTAACCCCCCAGGTGCCTCACCTTGCGCCCTGGATAACCCCTAGGACGGCTTCGGTGCTGCCCCAGAACACCCCTTAG
- a CDS encoding nucleotidyltransferase family protein, protein MSTTPVQTKAQALALLQEHDQELYHFGVKRCGIFGSFVRDAKIHPQSDVDILVAFEPDQKTFDNFMNLSFFLEDLFGRTIDLVTVESLSPYIGPRILEEVEYVSIRP, encoded by the coding sequence ATGTCAACAACACCCGTACAAACAAAGGCCCAAGCTCTGGCCTTGCTCCAAGAGCATGATCAGGAACTATACCACTTTGGTGTTAAGCGTTGCGGCATTTTTGGATCCTTTGTTCGAGACGCTAAAATCCATCCTCAAAGCGACGTTGATATTTTGGTCGCCTTTGAGCCAGACCAAAAAACCTTTGACAACTTTATGAATCTCTCCTTTTTCCTAGAAGATCTCTTTGGCCGAACCATTGACCTTGTTACGGTCGAATCCTTAAGTCCTTACATTGGCCCACGTATCTTGGAGGAGGTTGAATATGTCTCCATCCGCCCGTGA
- a CDS encoding DUF2854 domain-containing protein, which produces MLGRINLSLVLLAIGGGLTIVGFVAYFQANATLNLAGFFYGIPILLGGLALRAAELEPVSYSQPPSPEVIALREAQATPTQNQVRLDVTRYRYGQEAHLDVALQKLGLSPTGDECPELSSICEVEMDGNYALVLEFDSPTVPFSTWVEKQGKIETFFGPGVRAELNAPAEDKVNLALVTVLPAADA; this is translated from the coding sequence ATGTTGGGCCGAATTAATCTAAGTCTGGTGCTGCTGGCGATTGGGGGAGGGCTAACCATCGTGGGCTTTGTGGCCTATTTTCAGGCCAACGCCACCCTCAATCTCGCCGGATTTTTCTATGGCATTCCCATTTTGCTGGGGGGATTGGCGCTGCGGGCAGCAGAACTAGAGCCCGTATCCTACAGCCAACCCCCCTCGCCGGAGGTGATCGCCCTGCGGGAAGCCCAGGCTACCCCCACCCAAAATCAGGTGCGCCTAGATGTCACCCGCTACCGCTACGGCCAGGAAGCCCATTTGGATGTGGCGCTACAAAAGCTGGGCCTCAGCCCCACGGGGGACGAATGCCCAGAACTCAGCAGCATTTGCGAAGTGGAGATGGACGGCAACTATGCCCTGGTGCTGGAGTTTGATTCGCCCACGGTGCCCTTCTCCACCTGGGTCGAAAAGCAGGGCAAAATCGAAACCTTCTTTGGGCCGGGGGTGCGGGCCGAACTCAATGCCCCTGCCGAAGACAAGGTGAACCTCGCCCTAGTGACGGTGCTCCCCGCCGCTGACGCCTAG
- a CDS encoding hybrid sensor histidine kinase/response regulator, translating to MIESLKLLLVDDDEVDRMAICRALERSALAVTVTEVTHAEQALAQLRQASYDCVFLDYQLPDRDGLTLIRDLRGQGVTIPLIVLTGQGDEQIAVDLMKAGASDYLVKTRVSADRLALLLRNALRVYAAEQREAQAQAKLQESNRLLTLQNEELERQRRYIENQNLKLLEAYRVKSEFLATMSHELRTPLNAILGFSQILESQSKGNLNPHQAEMVRRIFANGKTLLALVNDILDLSKLEAQRMTLMAAPVNFHSLVTSVLSDLQSLAQVKALSLEATLELDDPILMNDERRLRQILTNLVSNAIKFSDQGQVHVSAAIAPNRANAILLTVADTGIGIPPDQRPHIFEAFRQGDQTLRRRQSGTGLGLAIVQSLVTLMGGTITVESQLGQGSTFAVTLPRQIAVPR from the coding sequence ATGATCGAATCGCTAAAACTGCTGCTGGTAGACGATGACGAGGTGGATCGGATGGCGATTTGCCGCGCCCTGGAGCGGTCGGCCCTAGCGGTGACGGTGACGGAAGTGACCCATGCCGAGCAGGCCCTCGCCCAACTGCGGCAAGCGTCCTACGACTGCGTATTTTTGGATTACCAACTGCCGGATCGCGATGGCCTGACGCTAATTCGGGATCTGCGGGGGCAGGGCGTCACCATTCCCCTAATTGTGCTGACGGGCCAAGGAGATGAGCAGATCGCCGTAGACCTGATGAAGGCCGGAGCCAGCGATTATCTGGTCAAGACGCGGGTATCTGCCGACCGACTGGCCCTGCTGCTGCGGAATGCCCTCCGGGTCTATGCCGCCGAGCAGCGAGAGGCCCAAGCCCAGGCCAAACTCCAGGAAAGCAACCGCCTGCTGACCCTGCAAAATGAGGAACTGGAACGCCAACGTCGCTACATCGAAAACCAAAACCTAAAGCTGCTGGAAGCCTACCGAGTGAAGTCGGAATTCTTGGCCACCATGAGCCACGAACTTCGTACCCCGTTGAACGCCATTTTGGGGTTTTCCCAAATCCTCGAAAGCCAGTCTAAGGGCAACCTCAACCCTCACCAGGCAGAGATGGTGCGGCGCATCTTCGCCAATGGCAAAACCCTGCTCGCCCTCGTCAACGACATTTTGGATCTCTCCAAACTGGAGGCCCAGCGGATGACCCTCATGGCTGCCCCGGTAAATTTCCATAGCCTGGTGACGTCGGTGCTGTCGGACTTACAATCCCTCGCCCAGGTCAAGGCCCTTTCCCTAGAGGCCACCCTAGAGCTAGACGATCCAATCCTGATGAACGACGAACGCCGCCTGCGCCAAATCCTCACCAACCTGGTGTCCAACGCCATCAAGTTCAGCGACCAGGGCCAAGTGCACGTCTCCGCCGCCATTGCGCCAAATCGGGCCAATGCCATCCTCCTCACCGTCGCCGATACCGGAATCGGCATTCCCCCCGACCAGCGCCCCCATATCTTTGAAGCCTTTCGCCAGGGCGACCAAACCCTGCGCCGCCGCCAATCGGGCACCGGGCTAGGGCTAGCCATCGTTCAATCCCTCGTGACCCTCATGGGCGGTACCATCACCGTCGAAAGCCAGCTCGGCCAAGGTTCTACCTTCGCCGTCACCCTGCCCCGCCAAATCGCCGTCCCTCGATAA
- a CDS encoding helix-turn-helix domain-containing protein, protein MSITEDMEVAKLAQTSEQDHFCEVAAYLYQVRLEQGLTIIDVAQRSSLSPALIQAIECRDFRNLPGTWPIGICIQRYADALGLKGAEVSSGLSRRASAR, encoded by the coding sequence ATGTCCATCACAGAGGATATGGAAGTAGCTAAACTGGCTCAGACATCGGAACAAGATCACTTTTGTGAAGTTGCTGCTTATTTATATCAAGTACGTCTAGAGCAAGGGCTCACCATCATTGATGTGGCCCAGCGGAGTTCTCTATCTCCTGCGTTGATTCAAGCCATTGAATGCCGTGATTTTCGCAATTTGCCCGGAACATGGCCCATCGGGATTTGCATTCAGCGCTATGCCGATGCCCTCGGCCTGAAGGGGGCTGAGGTATCGAGCGGGCTATCTCGTCGAGCCAGCGCCCGCTAG
- the rsmD gene encoding 16S rRNA (guanine(966)-N(2))-methyltransferase RsmD, whose translation MLRIYGNRALKTLPGEATRPTAARVREALFNIWQGRVAGCRWLDLCAGSGAMGAEALCRGAAEVVGIEQSAAAYAVARENWQRVAQPDQVFRLFKGDVVNQLSRLKHQPFDLIYFDPPYISDLYDPVLERIARYGLLNPTGEVAVEHGTNGWQPTEISGLTLVRQKHYGTTHLAFYQVSSPDNSP comes from the coding sequence ATGCTGCGAATTTACGGTAATCGTGCCCTCAAAACCCTCCCTGGCGAGGCCACTCGGCCCACAGCGGCACGGGTGCGGGAGGCGCTGTTTAACATTTGGCAGGGGCGAGTGGCGGGCTGTCGCTGGCTGGATCTCTGCGCTGGCAGTGGAGCCATGGGAGCCGAGGCGCTGTGTCGCGGAGCCGCTGAAGTCGTGGGTATCGAGCAATCCGCCGCTGCCTATGCTGTGGCACGGGAAAACTGGCAGCGCGTGGCCCAGCCTGACCAGGTGTTTCGTCTCTTCAAAGGCGATGTGGTGAACCAACTCTCACGGCTGAAGCACCAGCCCTTCGACCTCATTTACTTTGATCCGCCCTACATCAGCGATCTCTACGACCCCGTTCTAGAGCGCATTGCCCGCTATGGGCTGCTAAACCCCACCGGAGAAGTAGCCGTAGAGCACGGAACTAACGGCTGGCAACCGACCGAAATTTCCGGTTTAACTTTGGTGCGCCAAAAGCACTACGGCACCACCCATCTCGCTTTCTACCAAGTCTCATCCCCCGATAATTCGCCTTAG
- a CDS encoding response regulator has translation MPERTVNVLLVEDDEVDVMNVERAFRRQNIHHPLYVAHNGLEALNMLRGAAEAEAPLPKDRRVVLLDINMPKMNGLEFLRELRRDDTLKATPVVVLTTSDADQDRLEAYRLNVAGYILKPVAFATFAEVIASLNDYWAICEIP, from the coding sequence ATGCCAGAACGAACCGTGAACGTCCTCTTGGTGGAGGATGACGAAGTTGATGTAATGAATGTAGAGCGGGCCTTTCGCCGCCAAAATATCCACCATCCGCTCTATGTGGCCCACAACGGCCTCGAAGCCCTAAATATGCTGCGAGGAGCCGCTGAGGCCGAAGCGCCCCTGCCCAAGGATCGACGGGTAGTGCTGCTGGATATCAACATGCCCAAAATGAATGGCCTAGAGTTTTTGCGGGAATTGCGCCGGGATGATACCCTCAAGGCCACCCCCGTGGTAGTGTTGACCACCTCCGACGCCGACCAGGATCGCCTCGAAGCCTATCGCCTAAATGTGGCGGGCTATATCCTCAAGCCCGTCGCCTTTGCCACCTTTGCCGAGGTGATTGCTTCCCTGAACGACTATTGGGCTATCTGCGAGATTCCCTAG
- a CDS encoding metal ABC transporter permease codes for MDGLLSPLSYDFMRQALVASVLAGILCPVVGTYLIVQRMAMLGDVVAHGVLPGLAIAQVLRLPMLLGAFAMGLCSTAVIAWIRRQSRIQADTAMAITFSTFFSLGITLLTVLQTPISLEQVLFGDILSIVPQDLWQIALITVIVLTGVKLFYKELLFFTFDPLGAEALGLPVQRINLGLTAALTLAIIAGIKTVGVILVVALMVGPAATAYLLVTELHWMMIGGAGFGVLFGVIGMYGSYYLDLPSGPAIGLTVFVGFLLALLFSPRQGILTRGLRRRMAGE; via the coding sequence ATGGACGGGTTGCTCAGTCCGCTCAGCTACGATTTCATGCGTCAGGCCCTCGTTGCCAGCGTTCTAGCGGGGATTCTCTGCCCTGTGGTAGGCACTTATCTCATCGTGCAGCGTATGGCCATGCTGGGGGATGTGGTGGCTCACGGCGTTTTGCCCGGTTTGGCCATTGCCCAGGTGCTGCGCCTACCGATGCTGCTGGGAGCCTTTGCTATGGGCCTATGCAGCACCGCTGTAATTGCCTGGATTCGCCGCCAGTCGCGCATCCAGGCCGACACCGCCATGGCGATCACCTTCTCCACCTTTTTTTCCCTTGGGATTACCCTACTCACGGTGCTGCAAACGCCCATCAGCCTAGAGCAAGTGCTGTTCGGCGATATTCTCAGCATTGTGCCCCAGGATCTCTGGCAAATTGCGCTGATTACGGTGATCGTGCTGACGGGGGTGAAGCTGTTCTACAAGGAACTGCTGTTTTTTACCTTCGATCCCCTGGGGGCTGAAGCCCTGGGCTTGCCCGTTCAGCGCATTAACCTGGGCCTCACCGCTGCCCTCACCCTGGCCATTATTGCGGGGATAAAAACCGTGGGCGTTATTTTGGTGGTGGCGCTGATGGTTGGCCCCGCCGCCACCGCCTACCTTCTGGTGACGGAACTACACTGGATGATGATTGGCGGCGCTGGGTTTGGGGTGTTGTTTGGCGTTATTGGGATGTACGGCAGCTACTACCTCGACTTGCCCTCTGGCCCCGCCATTGGTCTCACGGTTTTTGTTGGGTTTTTGCTGGCCCTGCTGTTCAGCCCCCGTCAGGGCATCCTCACCCGTGGTCTGCGCCGCCGCATGGCCGGGGAATAA
- a CDS encoding DUF433 domain-containing protein yields MSKLLERITINPKQCGGRPCIRGMRIRVSDILDLFAAGLSAEEILEDLPDLEMEDIQASLTYAARKLNHPILVA; encoded by the coding sequence ATGTCAAAGCTACTTGAAAGAATCACCATCAATCCAAAGCAATGTGGAGGTCGCCCTTGCATTCGCGGTATGCGAATCCGGGTCTCTGACATCCTAGATTTATTTGCAGCAGGCTTAAGTGCCGAAGAAATTTTAGAAGATCTGCCAGATCTAGAAATGGAAGACATCCAAGCCTCCCTAACCTATGCTGCCCGGAAGCTCAATCATCCCATCCTAGTCGCATGA
- a CDS encoding DUF5615 family PIN-like protein produces the protein MTTLWIDAHLSPALATWITDNFDVTAVALRDIGLRDAEDPDIFEAAKSQSVIFMTKDRDFVDLVDRLGPPPQIIWLTCGNTSNARLREILGSVLPTALEILCSGESLVEIGGD, from the coding sequence ATGACAACCCTCTGGATCGACGCGCATCTTTCCCCAGCCCTAGCAACCTGGATAACGGATAACTTTGATGTAACCGCAGTGGCACTTCGAGATATTGGATTACGGGATGCCGAAGATCCTGACATCTTCGAGGCTGCAAAGTCGCAATCTGTCATCTTTATGACCAAAGATAGAGACTTTGTTGATCTGGTTGATCGCCTTGGGCCACCCCCTCAAATCATTTGGCTAACCTGTGGCAACACCTCAAATGCTCGGTTGCGAGAGATTTTGGGTTCTGTTCTACCCACGGCTTTAGAAATCCTATGCTCAGGTGAATCCTTAGTGGAAATTGGTGGAGATTAA